A single genomic interval of Alcaligenes sp. SDU_A2 harbors:
- a CDS encoding sn-glycerol-3-phosphate import ATP-binding protein UgpC has translation MATLRFQDVKKTYPNGVAVIHGISMDIQDGEFVVIVGPSGCGKSTLMRMVAGLESVTDGQIQIDGKVVNELEPAERDIAMVFQNYALYPHMSVFDNMAYGLKIRKFSKAEIKQRVDAAAAILELGPLLERRPAQLSGGQRQRVAMGRAIVREPKVFLFDEPLSNLDAKLRVQMRLEIQKLHQRLRTTSLYVTHDQVEAMTLAQRMIVMNQGVPEQIGTPAEVFDKPASVFVASFIGSPPMNLLPVHVTQQGQILDDDNQPLQFGTELVPPGVRGRKVFLGIRPEHIRLHAPGLTTQVEMVEILGSEQLLHLVHGDYHLVVRCPVEQTRQYPIQLGETIQIGHQPPHPLHWFDRDTGRRIQD, from the coding sequence ATGGCTACCTTACGTTTTCAAGACGTCAAGAAAACCTACCCTAACGGCGTCGCCGTTATCCACGGCATCTCGATGGATATACAAGATGGCGAATTTGTCGTGATCGTCGGCCCGTCAGGCTGCGGCAAGTCTACACTGATGCGCATGGTCGCCGGTCTGGAGTCCGTCACCGACGGTCAAATTCAGATCGACGGCAAAGTCGTGAACGAGCTGGAACCGGCCGAACGCGACATCGCCATGGTTTTTCAAAATTACGCCCTATATCCCCATATGTCGGTGTTCGACAATATGGCCTATGGTCTGAAGATCCGGAAATTCTCCAAAGCCGAGATCAAGCAGCGCGTCGATGCCGCTGCCGCCATTCTGGAACTGGGTCCGTTGCTGGAGCGGCGTCCCGCCCAGTTGTCGGGCGGCCAGCGCCAACGCGTGGCCATGGGCCGAGCCATCGTGCGCGAACCCAAGGTGTTTTTGTTCGACGAGCCCCTGTCCAATCTGGATGCCAAGCTGCGCGTGCAAATGCGACTGGAAATCCAGAAGCTGCACCAACGCCTGCGCACCACCAGCCTATACGTAACGCACGATCAGGTCGAGGCCATGACACTGGCCCAGCGCATGATCGTCATGAATCAGGGCGTTCCCGAGCAGATCGGCACACCCGCCGAAGTCTTTGACAAACCAGCCTCGGTATTTGTAGCCAGCTTCATCGGCTCCCCACCCATGAATCTGCTGCCCGTCCATGTCACCCAGCAAGGCCAGATTCTGGACGACGACAATCAGCCCCTGCAGTTTGGCACTGAACTGGTGCCGCCCGGCGTGCGAGGCCGCAAGGTGTTTCTGGGCATACGGCCAGAGCACATCCGCCTGCATGCGCCCGGCCTGACCACACAGGTAGAAATGGTGGAAATTCTAGGCTCCGAGCAATTGCTGCACCTGGTCCACGGCGACTACCATCTGGTGGTGCGCTGCCCGGTCGAACAGACTCGTCAATACCCTATCCAACTGGGTGAAACCATACAGATCGGCCACCAGCCGCCTCATCCGCTGCACTGGTTCGACCGCGATACGGGAAGGCGCATTCAGGACTGA
- the ugpE gene encoding sn-glycerol-3-phosphate ABC transporter permease UgpE, which yields MIERRPILDFITHLVLILGVIIIALPLYITFVASTQTTAEVARAPMSLLPGSHFIENYTAVLSGGAINTPAVGRMLIVSTVMALGIALGKIAISMLSAFAVVYFRFPFRMLFFWMIFITLMLPVEVRIMPTYKVVADLNLLDSYSGLILPLIASATATFLFRQFFLTVPDELIEAARIDGAGPMRFFKDVLLPLSKTSIAALFVIQFIYGWNQYLWPLIITTHEDMYPIVVGIKRMISGGDSVTQWNLVMATALLAMLPPAFVVMLMQKWFVKGLIDSEK from the coding sequence ATGATTGAACGTCGCCCCATTCTCGATTTCATCACGCACCTGGTCCTGATCCTGGGCGTGATCATCATTGCCCTGCCTCTGTACATTACCTTTGTGGCTTCCACCCAGACCACGGCGGAAGTGGCGCGCGCGCCCATGTCGCTGCTGCCCGGTTCGCACTTCATCGAAAACTACACCGCAGTGCTGAGCGGCGGAGCCATCAATACGCCCGCCGTGGGCCGCATGCTGATCGTCAGCACCGTCATGGCGCTGGGCATCGCTCTGGGCAAGATCGCCATTTCCATGCTGTCGGCCTTTGCCGTGGTGTACTTCCGCTTTCCGTTTCGCATGCTGTTTTTCTGGATGATTTTCATCACCCTGATGCTGCCGGTGGAAGTACGCATCATGCCTACCTACAAGGTCGTGGCCGACCTGAACCTGCTGGACAGCTACAGCGGCCTGATCCTGCCCCTGATCGCATCGGCCACAGCCACGTTCTTGTTCCGCCAGTTTTTCCTGACCGTGCCTGATGAACTGATCGAGGCCGCCCGTATCGACGGAGCCGGTCCCATGCGCTTTTTCAAGGATGTTCTGCTGCCGCTGTCCAAGACCAGTATTGCTGCCTTGTTCGTCATCCAGTTCATCTACGGTTGGAACCAATACCTATGGCCGCTGATCATTACTACCCACGAAGACATGTACCCCATCGTAGTGGGCATCAAACGCATGATCTCGGGCGGGGACAGCGTCACGCAATGGAATCTGGTCATGGCCACTGCCCTGCTGGCCATGCTGCCCCCTGCTTTTGTCGTCATGCTGATGCAAAAGTGGTTCGTCAAAGGTCTGATCGACTCCGAAAAGTAA
- the ugpA gene encoding sn-glycerol-3-phosphate ABC transporter permease UgpA, whose amino-acid sequence MEKRVVFRHKTLPYLLLAPQLIITVIFFFLPASQALWQAFHLEDPFGLSSQFVGLDNFYELFGNEQYLASFKTTTIFSIAVAVVGLAVSLLLAVLANRVVRGALAYRTLLIWPYAVATAVAGVLWLFMFSPSVGIVAVFLVEMGFAWNPRLDGNDAMLLVVMASVWKQISYNFLFFLAGLQAIPRSLIEAAAIDGASPARRFWSIVFPLLSPTTFFLLVVNVIYAFFDTFAIIDIMTQGGPGEATSILVYRVFNTGFRALDIGSSAAQSVVLMAIVIVLTVVQFRYIDRKVNYS is encoded by the coding sequence ATGGAAAAACGTGTCGTCTTTCGTCACAAGACGCTTCCCTATCTGCTGCTGGCCCCGCAACTGATCATTACGGTGATCTTCTTTTTTCTGCCGGCCAGCCAAGCGCTTTGGCAAGCTTTTCATCTTGAAGATCCTTTTGGCCTGTCCTCGCAATTCGTGGGCCTGGATAATTTCTACGAGTTATTTGGCAACGAACAATATCTGGCCTCGTTCAAGACCACGACCATTTTTTCCATTGCAGTAGCCGTCGTGGGCCTGGCCGTATCGCTGCTGCTGGCCGTGCTGGCCAATCGGGTCGTGCGCGGCGCGCTGGCCTACCGCACCTTGCTGATCTGGCCGTACGCCGTTGCCACCGCCGTGGCCGGAGTCCTGTGGCTGTTCATGTTCTCGCCCTCGGTCGGCATCGTGGCTGTGTTTCTGGTCGAAATGGGTTTTGCCTGGAATCCACGGCTGGACGGCAACGATGCCATGTTGCTGGTGGTCATGGCGTCGGTCTGGAAACAGATTTCCTATAACTTCCTGTTTTTCCTGGCCGGCTTGCAAGCCATTCCGCGCTCACTGATCGAAGCGGCCGCCATCGACGGAGCCAGCCCTGCGCGACGTTTCTGGAGCATTGTCTTTCCGCTGCTCTCGCCCACCACCTTCTTTCTGCTGGTGGTCAACGTCATCTACGCCTTCTTTGACACCTTCGCCATCATCGACATCATGACCCAGGGCGGACCGGGCGAGGCCACCTCCATCTTGGTCTACCGCGTATTCAATACCGGCTTCCGGGCCCTGGACATCGGTTCTTCGGCTGCCCAATCCGTGGTGCTCATGGCGATCGTCATCGTTCTGACCGTCGTTCAGTTCCGCTACATCGACCGCAAGGTCAATTACTCCTGA
- the ugpB gene encoding sn-glycerol-3-phosphate ABC transporter substrate-binding protein UgpB, which produces MRTKLFALSLAGLIASIGTAQAATEIQFWHSMEGALGERVNALVDDFNKSQSDYQVKPSYKGAYGESMNAGIAAFRAGNAPDILQVFEVGTATMMAAKGAIQPVQEMSEKAGDPINPKDFLGAVAGYYSSNEGKLISMPFNSSTPVLYYNKDAFQKAGLDPESPPKTWQDVQAAAKKLRAAGLECGYTSSWPSWILLENFAAWHNIPYASQNNGFGGPSARLQLDNPLFAKHMTFLADMAKDGTFTYGGRGDTANALFTSGKCGMFTGSSGNRANIIKTGEFQFGTSSLPYYSDVQGAPQNSIIGGASLWVFAKKSDETYKGITQFFKFISSPEQAAAWHQNTGYVPVTTAGFAKTKESGYYDKNVGADVAVKQLDAATTDNSRGIRLGSLPQIRDIEDGLMEQIFAGKVTPEEGLKAMQSRGNELLERFEKSVK; this is translated from the coding sequence ATGCGAACGAAACTATTTGCGCTGTCCCTGGCCGGGCTGATCGCTTCCATTGGCACGGCGCAGGCCGCCACGGAAATTCAGTTCTGGCATTCCATGGAAGGGGCGCTGGGTGAACGCGTCAACGCGCTGGTCGACGATTTCAACAAATCGCAATCCGACTATCAAGTCAAACCATCCTACAAAGGTGCATATGGCGAATCCATGAACGCTGGCATTGCCGCGTTCCGTGCCGGCAACGCCCCGGATATTCTGCAAGTGTTTGAAGTGGGCACAGCTACCATGATGGCGGCCAAGGGTGCCATCCAGCCCGTGCAGGAAATGTCCGAAAAAGCAGGCGACCCTATTAACCCCAAGGACTTTCTGGGTGCCGTCGCCGGCTACTACTCGTCCAACGAAGGCAAGCTGATTTCCATGCCGTTCAACAGCTCCACGCCGGTGCTGTACTACAACAAAGATGCCTTCCAGAAAGCCGGCCTGGACCCCGAATCCCCACCCAAGACATGGCAAGACGTCCAAGCCGCCGCTAAAAAACTGCGTGCAGCCGGCCTGGAATGCGGCTATACCTCGTCCTGGCCATCGTGGATTTTGCTGGAGAACTTCGCCGCCTGGCACAACATTCCCTACGCCAGCCAGAACAACGGCTTTGGCGGTCCCAGCGCCCGTCTGCAGCTGGACAACCCACTGTTCGCTAAGCACATGACCTTCCTGGCCGACATGGCCAAGGACGGCACCTTTACCTACGGCGGGCGTGGCGATACGGCCAATGCCCTGTTCACCTCGGGCAAATGTGGCATGTTCACCGGTTCCAGCGGCAACCGCGCCAATATCATCAAAACCGGGGAATTTCAGTTCGGCACCAGCAGCCTGCCCTACTACAGCGATGTGCAGGGCGCACCGCAGAACTCGATCATCGGCGGCGCTTCGCTGTGGGTATTTGCCAAAAAGTCTGACGAGACCTACAAAGGCATCACCCAGTTCTTCAAGTTCATCTCCAGCCCCGAACAGGCCGCCGCCTGGCACCAGAACACCGGTTATGTGCCTGTAACCACGGCCGGCTTTGCCAAGACCAAAGAATCGGGCTATTACGACAAGAACGTCGGTGCCGATGTGGCCGTCAAGCAGCTTGATGCTGCGACCACGGACAACTCGCGCGGTATCCGTCTGGGCTCCCTGCCCCAGATCCGCGATATCGAAGATGGCCTGATGGAGCAGATCTTTGCCGGCAAAGTCACGCCCGAAGAAGGCCTGAAAGCCATGCAAAGCCGTGGCAACGAGTTGCTGGAGCGCTTTGAAAAGAGCGTGAAGTAA
- the proC gene encoding pyrroline-5-carboxylate reductase, which translates to MMNPHETPFKLAFIGAGNMASALAAGLIGKRCGGPDVLAIDIHPPALQSWAQQGVHTATEPGPALAGQRIWVFAVKPQVMKETVLACKPYLQDDTLVISVAAGIPATAISEWLGQPGAPFTRVIRCMPNTPAFIGCGITGLMALDQVDEADKAIAKQLLGSVGEVIWVQDDAAIDAVTALSGSGPAYVFLFLEALIQGGIQQGLSPEQSRQLALATLNGATQLATLSPEPPSVLRERVTSKGGTTAAALNVLGQGDFPALVQKAVAAARERAAELAREFS; encoded by the coding sequence ATGATGAATCCACATGAAACCCCCTTCAAGCTGGCGTTTATCGGTGCCGGCAATATGGCCAGCGCGCTGGCGGCCGGCCTGATCGGCAAACGCTGCGGCGGCCCGGACGTTCTGGCTATAGATATACACCCGCCTGCTCTGCAATCCTGGGCGCAGCAAGGCGTACACACGGCCACTGAGCCCGGTCCGGCACTTGCTGGCCAGCGCATCTGGGTGTTCGCAGTCAAGCCGCAGGTCATGAAAGAAACCGTGCTGGCCTGCAAGCCCTATCTGCAAGACGATACGCTGGTCATCAGTGTAGCGGCAGGCATTCCGGCGACGGCCATTTCCGAATGGCTGGGCCAGCCCGGCGCGCCGTTCACCCGGGTCATACGTTGTATGCCTAATACGCCGGCCTTTATCGGCTGCGGTATTACAGGATTGATGGCCCTGGATCAGGTGGACGAGGCCGACAAGGCGATTGCCAAGCAGTTGCTGGGATCGGTGGGCGAGGTTATCTGGGTTCAGGACGATGCTGCTATCGACGCTGTTACCGCCTTGTCGGGCAGCGGCCCGGCATATGTATTTCTGTTCCTGGAAGCCTTGATCCAGGGCGGAATACAGCAAGGCTTGTCCCCCGAGCAGTCGCGTCAGCTTGCCCTGGCGACGCTGAACGGGGCGACTCAGTTGGCAACCTTGTCTCCCGAGCCCCCATCTGTCCTGCGCGAACGGGTCACCTCCAAGGGCGGCACGACAGCCGCTGCCTTGAACGTACTGGGGCAGGGCGATTTTCCGGCGTTGGTGCAAAAAGCCGTGGCCGCTGCCCGAGAGCGCGCCGCCGAACTGGCTCGCGAATTTTCCTGA
- a CDS encoding high-affinity branched-chain amino acid ABC transporter substrate-binding protein: MKLTLRLTPGLAALATILAMGTASAAETIKIGIPQPMTGPATQYGDQIQAGALTAIDAINAAGGVKGKKLEALLIDDACEPKQAVPAANRVVNSGAKFAVAHACSGTTVPAVNVYEQEGIVAITPGATSPLVTDTIKPHYFFRTIGRDDQQGPFAADYIANVLKPKTIAVLHDKQTYGSGVATQVRDALQKKGMNIVMFEGINVGDSDYSAVITKLKGENPDLIYFGGYHAELGLLLRQAREQGMKNQFMGPEGVANRDLVAIAGPAVEGLLVTLPTDFTKMPGNEKVMENFKTYKRNPNGAFTFPAYAAVQIIAKTIDTVGEDSAKAADYMHANSFDTAIGKVEYDAKGDLKHFEFAVFKWDKDGNFELINR; encoded by the coding sequence ATGAAACTCACTCTACGCCTTACCCCCGGCCTTGCTGCCCTGGCCACCATCCTGGCCATGGGCACTGCCTCCGCCGCAGAAACGATCAAGATCGGCATTCCGCAGCCCATGACAGGACCGGCCACCCAATACGGTGACCAGATCCAGGCGGGGGCCCTGACCGCGATCGACGCCATCAATGCAGCGGGCGGTGTCAAAGGCAAAAAGCTGGAAGCCTTGCTGATCGATGATGCCTGCGAGCCCAAGCAGGCCGTGCCTGCGGCCAACCGCGTGGTCAATTCAGGTGCTAAGTTTGCCGTGGCTCATGCCTGCTCGGGCACGACCGTACCTGCTGTCAACGTCTATGAACAAGAAGGTATAGTGGCCATTACTCCCGGCGCAACATCCCCGCTGGTCACCGATACGATCAAGCCACATTATTTTTTCCGAACCATAGGTCGTGACGACCAGCAAGGGCCGTTTGCCGCCGACTATATTGCTAATGTCCTCAAGCCCAAGACCATTGCCGTCTTGCACGATAAGCAAACTTATGGCTCCGGCGTGGCGACTCAGGTACGAGATGCCCTGCAGAAAAAAGGGATGAATATCGTAATGTTCGAGGGCATTAACGTGGGCGATAGCGATTATTCCGCCGTCATCACCAAGCTCAAGGGCGAAAACCCCGATCTGATTTATTTCGGCGGCTACCATGCCGAGCTGGGCTTGCTGCTGCGTCAGGCGCGCGAACAAGGGATGAAGAATCAGTTCATGGGGCCTGAAGGCGTTGCCAACCGCGATCTGGTGGCCATTGCCGGTCCGGCCGTCGAGGGTTTGCTGGTGACCTTGCCTACCGATTTCACCAAAATGCCCGGCAACGAAAAAGTGATGGAGAATTTCAAGACCTATAAGCGCAATCCGAACGGAGCCTTTACTTTCCCGGCCTATGCTGCTGTGCAGATCATCGCCAAAACCATCGATACCGTCGGTGAAGATTCGGCCAAAGCAGCCGATTATATGCATGCTAATTCGTTCGACACCGCCATTGGCAAGGTAGAATACGACGCCAAGGGCGACTTGAAACATTTCGAGTTTGCCGTCTTCAAGTGGGACAAGGACGGTAATTTCGAGTTGATCAACAGGTAA
- the livH gene encoding high-affinity branched-chain amino acid ABC transporter permease LivH → MSDLLPQIVQQLFNGLSLGAIYALIAIGYTMVYGIIGMINFAHGEIYMIGAYVGLVTLTAIGVGSGLPIWLIILIMLLVAMLVTAVYGYAIEKVAYAPLRGSPRLVPLISAIGMSIFLQNWVALGQGARDMAVPTLLTGSFQFTLGSDGFTITAPYSRVMIIVVTVVLMIMLSVYIKYSRLGRASRACSQDLRMANLLGIDTNKIISFTFIIGAMLAAVGGVLIATAIGKLNPFIGFIAGIKAFTAAVLGGIGSIPGAMLGGVLLGLAETFAAAFISSQYKDIVAFLLLVFILLFRPTGLLGKPEVEKV, encoded by the coding sequence ATGTCTGACTTACTCCCTCAGATCGTGCAGCAGCTGTTCAACGGATTATCGTTGGGCGCTATTTATGCATTGATCGCCATCGGCTACACAATGGTCTATGGCATTATCGGTATGATCAATTTCGCGCATGGCGAAATTTATATGATCGGCGCCTATGTGGGCCTGGTTACCTTGACCGCCATCGGCGTGGGCTCGGGACTGCCGATCTGGCTCATTATCCTGATCATGTTGCTGGTTGCCATGCTGGTGACGGCGGTGTATGGATATGCCATCGAGAAAGTGGCTTATGCGCCGCTGCGCGGCAGCCCGCGTCTGGTGCCGCTGATTTCGGCCATCGGTATGTCCATTTTCCTGCAGAACTGGGTGGCCCTGGGACAGGGCGCGCGCGATATGGCCGTGCCTACGCTGCTGACCGGCTCGTTCCAGTTCACGCTGGGCTCGGATGGTTTTACGATTACCGCGCCGTATTCGCGCGTGATGATTATTGTGGTCACCGTCGTGCTTATGATCATGCTCAGCGTCTACATCAAGTATTCGCGTCTGGGGCGTGCGTCGCGGGCCTGTTCGCAGGATCTGCGCATGGCCAATCTGTTGGGCATCGACACCAATAAGATCATTTCTTTTACCTTCATCATCGGTGCCATGCTGGCTGCCGTGGGCGGGGTGCTGATTGCGACCGCCATCGGCAAGCTGAACCCGTTCATTGGCTTTATTGCCGGCATCAAGGCCTTTACCGCTGCGGTGCTGGGCGGCATAGGCAGCATTCCCGGAGCCATGCTGGGCGGGGTGCTGCTGGGCTTGGCCGAAACTTTTGCCGCCGCCTTCATTTCGTCGCAGTACAAGGACATCGTGGCCTTTTTGCTGCTGGTATTCATCCTGCTGTTCCGTCCAACGGGCCTGCTGGGCAAACCCGAGGTGGAGAAAGTCTGA
- the livM gene encoding high-affinity branched-chain amino acid ABC transporter permease LivM: MVHRFSNAFIAAVLAGIIVAPIFGFQIVRAGMDTHLESDWHMILIGMGIVFLAQLVRPSLKIGKSRESRWTLPQLSTQSKKIILYLVVAGAVVWPFFSGRAQVDIATLVLIYVMLGLGLNIVVGFAGLLDLGFVGFYAVGAYTYALLYHYAGWGFWEALPLAGGMAALFGFLLGFPVLRLRGDYLAIVTLGFGEIIRLLLINLYTVTGGPDGISGIPKPTVFGFPMARRAPEGQTTFHDLMGWSFSNQDVVVYLYLMALALALVTLFVSSRVVRMPIGRAWEALREDEIACRSLGLNPTTIKLSAFTMGAMFAGFGGAFFAARQGLVNPESFTFIESALILAIVVLGGMGSQIGVILAAIVLTVVPELAREFAEYRMLIFGIVMVVMMVWRPQGLLPVKRPHVELRA, from the coding sequence ATGGTCCATCGTTTCAGCAACGCTTTTATTGCCGCCGTTCTGGCGGGCATCATCGTCGCGCCGATTTTCGGCTTCCAGATCGTGCGGGCAGGGATGGATACCCATCTGGAATCGGACTGGCACATGATTCTGATTGGCATGGGTATCGTGTTTCTGGCCCAGCTGGTGCGGCCCAGCCTGAAAATCGGCAAAAGCCGGGAAAGCCGCTGGACATTACCCCAGCTTAGTACCCAATCCAAGAAAATCATTCTGTATCTGGTGGTGGCCGGTGCCGTGGTCTGGCCTTTTTTCAGCGGCCGCGCCCAGGTGGACATTGCCACCTTGGTGCTGATTTACGTCATGTTGGGCCTGGGGCTGAACATTGTCGTGGGTTTTGCCGGTCTGCTGGATCTGGGTTTTGTGGGTTTTTACGCCGTGGGCGCATATACCTACGCCTTGCTGTATCACTATGCAGGCTGGGGTTTCTGGGAAGCCTTGCCGCTGGCCGGCGGCATGGCGGCACTGTTTGGTTTTTTGCTTGGGTTTCCGGTACTGCGCCTGCGTGGCGATTACCTGGCCATTGTGACCTTGGGTTTTGGCGAGATCATCCGCCTGTTGCTCATCAATCTGTATACCGTCACCGGCGGCCCCGACGGTATCTCCGGTATCCCCAAGCCTACGGTATTCGGTTTCCCCATGGCGCGCCGCGCACCGGAAGGGCAGACTACGTTCCATGATCTGATGGGCTGGTCATTCAGCAATCAGGATGTGGTGGTCTATTTGTACCTGATGGCTCTGGCCCTGGCGCTGGTGACTTTGTTTGTATCCAGCCGCGTTGTACGCATGCCCATAGGCCGAGCCTGGGAGGCCTTGCGCGAGGACGAAATAGCTTGTCGATCCCTAGGTCTGAATCCCACTACGATCAAACTGTCCGCCTTTACGATGGGGGCCATGTTTGCTGGTTTTGGCGGTGCCTTTTTCGCCGCCCGCCAGGGTTTGGTCAACCCCGAGTCCTTTACCTTTATCGAGTCGGCTCTGATCCTGGCTATTGTGGTGCTGGGTGGCATGGGCTCGCAGATCGGCGTCATCCTGGCGGCCATCGTGCTGACGGTGGTGCCCGAGCTGGCCCGCGAGTTTGCGGAGTACCGCATGTTGATATTTGGCATCGTGATGGTGGTCATGATGGTGTGGCGTCCGCAAGGGCTGCTGCCCGTGAAACGGCCTCACGTGGAGTTGCGCGCATGA
- the livG gene encoding high-affinity branched-chain amino acid ABC transporter ATP-binding protein LivG → MSSLLSVSGLCMRFGGLLAVDNVGFEVGKDEVFAIIGPNGAGKTTVFNCVGGFYKPSAGTVLLNGQPIHGLASHKVAQKGLVRTFQNVRLFKKLTVLENLLVAQHQQLNAGFLSGLLNLGKYRRSEKQAKERAAHWLDFMGLSDMANREAGNLAYGHQRRLEIARCMITQPRLLMLDEPAAGLNPQEKQDLQHLIDQLRREFDVAVLLIEHDMSLVMGVSDRILVMEYGKPIATGKPDEVRNDPRVIKAYLGEE, encoded by the coding sequence ATGAGTTCATTGTTGAGTGTTTCGGGGCTGTGCATGCGCTTTGGCGGCCTGCTGGCCGTGGATAATGTCGGTTTCGAGGTGGGCAAGGACGAAGTCTTTGCCATCATTGGCCCTAACGGCGCGGGCAAGACAACTGTATTTAACTGTGTCGGCGGTTTTTATAAACCATCCGCAGGCACTGTGTTGTTGAATGGTCAGCCCATCCATGGCCTGGCCAGCCACAAGGTGGCTCAGAAAGGCCTGGTGCGTACGTTCCAGAATGTGCGCTTGTTCAAGAAACTGACTGTGCTGGAAAACCTGCTGGTCGCCCAGCATCAGCAGCTTAACGCCGGTTTTCTGTCGGGTCTGCTCAATCTGGGCAAATATCGCCGCTCGGAAAAACAGGCCAAGGAGCGTGCTGCGCATTGGCTCGATTTCATGGGTCTGTCCGATATGGCCAATCGCGAAGCGGGCAATCTGGCCTATGGTCACCAGCGACGTCTGGAAATTGCCCGCTGCATGATTACTCAGCCGCGCCTGTTGATGTTGGACGAGCCGGCCGCCGGCTTGAATCCCCAGGAAAAACAGGATCTGCAGCACTTGATCGACCAGTTGCGCCGCGAGTTCGATGTCGCCGTGCTGCTGATCGAGCATGACATGAGTCTTGTCATGGGCGTGTCGGACCGCATTCTGGTCATGGAATACGGCAAGCCCATCGCCACCGGCAAGCCGGACGAGGTGCGCAACGATCCGCGCGTCATCAAAGCCTATCTGGGGGAAGAATAA
- a CDS encoding ABC transporter ATP-binding protein, translating to MLKLDSVSTHYGAIQALDQVSVEVNKGEIVTLIGANGAGKTTLLMTVCGSPRASSGTITFNGEDITQADTHRIMRKGIAISPEGRRVFSDLTVSENLKMGGFFLNRSQIEEGEAHVYELFPRLKERAAQRAGTMSGGEQQMLAIGRALMTRPSLLLLDEPTLGLAPLIIAQIFDIIRTIREDGVTVFLVEQNANKALQVADRGYVLETGRVVMQDTGANLLANPDIRKAYLGA from the coding sequence GTGCTGAAGCTGGATTCTGTATCTACCCACTACGGTGCCATCCAGGCCTTGGATCAGGTCAGTGTGGAAGTCAACAAGGGCGAGATCGTTACTCTGATCGGTGCCAATGGTGCCGGCAAGACAACATTGCTGATGACGGTGTGCGGTTCGCCGCGTGCCAGCAGCGGCACTATTACATTCAACGGCGAGGACATCACACAGGCCGACACGCACCGCATCATGCGCAAGGGCATTGCCATCTCACCCGAAGGGCGGCGCGTGTTTTCTGACCTGACGGTGTCCGAAAACCTGAAAATGGGCGGTTTTTTTCTGAATCGCAGCCAGATCGAAGAAGGGGAAGCCCATGTCTACGAACTGTTTCCGCGCTTGAAAGAGCGTGCTGCCCAGCGCGCCGGCACCATGTCCGGCGGCGAACAGCAGATGCTGGCTATAGGCCGGGCGCTGATGACGCGGCCTTCGCTGCTGTTGCTGGACGAGCCTACTCTGGGTCTGGCACCGCTGATCATCGCGCAGATCTTCGATATTATCCGCACCATCCGCGAGGACGGCGTCACTGTTTTCCTGGTCGAGCAAAACGCCAACAAAGCCTTGCAAGTGGCCGACCGGGGCTACGTGCTGGAAACCGGGCGTGTGGTCATGCAGGACACCGGTGCGAATCTGTTGGCCAATCCGGATATCCGAAAGGCCTATTTAGGCGCATAA
- a CDS encoding glutathione S-transferase family protein — MKLYYLPGACPLACHIALEWIGKPYDIHAVSRDELKQPAFLAMNPLGAVPVLQDEGMTLTQSSAILEYLAEKNPEANLLGKTLQERAQTRRWLAFVNADIHRNFGVMFGVQRYADQEATQAEVRAKTGEIIQKLFSLADQQLADRPWLTGTRSVADAYLYVVMRWAHIMKIDLSGQTHLNAFFTRMEQDPAVQAALRAEGLSKE; from the coding sequence ATGAAACTGTACTACCTGCCCGGCGCTTGCCCTCTGGCCTGCCACATTGCCCTGGAATGGATAGGCAAGCCCTACGACATCCACGCTGTCAGCCGAGACGAACTTAAACAGCCGGCCTTTCTGGCCATGAATCCGCTGGGTGCCGTGCCCGTTCTGCAAGACGAGGGCATGACGCTGACCCAGAGTTCGGCCATCCTGGAATATCTGGCAGAAAAGAACCCTGAAGCCAATCTGCTGGGCAAGACTTTGCAAGAACGTGCCCAAACCCGCCGATGGCTGGCCTTTGTCAACGCCGACATCCATCGCAACTTCGGTGTCATGTTCGGCGTACAGCGTTATGCCGACCAAGAAGCCACCCAGGCCGAAGTACGCGCCAAGACCGGGGAAATCATCCAGAAGCTTTTCAGCCTGGCCGACCAGCAACTGGCCGACAGGCCCTGGCTGACCGGAACCCGTTCGGTTGCCGATGCCTACCTGTACGTGGTGATGCGCTGGGCACACATCATGAAAATAGACCTGTCCGGCCAAACGCACCTGAACGCTTTTTTCACGCGCATGGAACAGGACCCCGCCGTGCAGGCGGCGCTGCGGGCCGAAGGCTTGAGCAAGGAGTAA